A single region of the Equus przewalskii isolate Varuska chromosome 26, EquPr2, whole genome shotgun sequence genome encodes:
- the FBXW5 gene encoding F-box/WD repeat-containing protein 5 isoform X2: MAAAPAGRQGRCSGRARARAGAQKSTAQAGGPEAQAQRQPTRAAGRLAFRGYRCLGARVVGLAGSIIETRRPERKRVRGPRPGRGAGSAAGRRRPCLVYQIFLSLGPADVLAAGLVCRQWQAVSRDEFLWREQFYRYYQVARDVPRHPAATSWYEEFRRLYDMVPCVEVQTLREHTDQVLHLSFSHSGYQFASCSKDCTVKIWNNDLTISLVHSADMRPYNWSYTQFSQFNRDDSLLLASGVFLGPHNSSSGEIAVISLDTFALLSRVRNKPYDVFGCWLTETSLISGNLHRIGDITSCSVLWLNNAFQDVESENVNVVKRLFKIQNLNASTIRTVMVADCSRFDSPDLLLDAGAPGMPPRRVFDLGSGGEDEVAGPAPAPVRGKEGLRRLLDGLLDGRAQSQLSERALETKVAELLAQGRTKPPERSTADARSKLLIFTTGCLTYSPHQIGIKQILPHQMTTAGPVLGEGRGSDAFFDALDHVIDVHGHIIGMGLSPDNRYLYVNSRAWPSGSVVADPMQPPPIAEEIDLLVFDLKTMQEVKRALRAHRAYTPNDECFFIFLDVSRDFVASGAEDRHGYIWDRHYNICLAKLQHQDVVNSVVFSPQEQELLLTASDDATIKAWRSPRTVRVHQAPRPRPSPFFSWFASQRR; this comes from the exons ATGGCCGCCGCCCCTGCTGGCCGCCAGGGGCGCTGTTCCGGCCGAGCCCGAGCGCGCGCAGGCGCACAAAAAAGCACCGCCCAGGCCGGGGGACCTGAAGCGCAGGCGCAGAGACAGCCGACGCGGGCTGCCGGGCGCTTGGCCTTCCGCGGCTATCGATGCCTCGGGGCTCGTGTCGTCGGCCTGGCGGGCTCCATCATAGAGACGCGGCGGCCGGAGCGGAAGCGGGTCCGCGGGCCGAGGCCGGGCCGGGGCGCGGGCAGCGCAGCCGGGCGGAGGCGGCCGTG CCTGGTCTACCAGATCTTCCTGAGCTTGGGCCCTGCCGACGTCTTGGCCGCTGGGCTGGTGTGCCGCCAGTGGCAGGCTGTGTCCCGGGACGAGTTCCTGTGGAGGGAGCAGTTCTACCGCTACTACCAGGTGGCCCGCGACGTGCCCCGACACCCAG CGGCCACGTCCTGGTACGAGGAGTTCCGGCGGCTCTATGACATGGTGCCCTGCGTGGAGGTGCAGACGCTCAGGGAGCACACCGACCAGGTCCTGCACCTCAGCTTCTCCCACTCGGGTTACCAGTTCGCTTCCTGCTCCAAGGACTGCACCGTGAAG ATCTGGAACAATGACCTGACCATCTCACTGGTGCACAGTGCGGACATGCGGCCCTACAATTGGAGCTACACCCAATTCTCCCAGTTCAACCGGGATGACTCACTGCTGCTGGCCTCAGGGGTGTTCCTGGGGCCTCACAACTCCTCCTCGGGAGAGATAGCCGTCATTAGTCTAG ACACCTTCGCCCTGCTGTCCCGCGTTCGCAACAAGCCCTACGACGTGTTTGGCTGCTGGCTCACGGAGACCAGCTTGATCTCGGGGAACCTGCACCGAATTGGAGACATCACCTCCTGCTCGGTGCTCTGGCTCAACAACGCTTTCCAG GATGTGGAGTCCGAGAACGTCAACGTGGTGAAGCGGCTTTTCAAGATCCAGAACCTCAACGCCAGCACTATCCGCACCGTGATGGTGGCCGACTGCAGCCGCTTCGACAGCCCTGACCTCCTGCTGGACGCTGGCGCCCCGGGCATGCCCCCCCGCCGCGTCTTTGACCTGGGCAGCGGGGGTGAGGATGAGGTGGCCGGCCCGGCCCCAGCCCCGGTGCGCGGCAAGGAGGGCTTGCGGCGCCTGCTGGATGGCCTCCTAGACGGGCGGGCGCAGTCCCAGCTGTCTGAGCGTGCGCTGGAGACCAAGGTGGCAgagctgctggcccagggccGCACCAAGCCCCCAGAGCGCAGCACAGCCGACGCCCGGAGCAAGCTCCTCATCTTCACCACCGGCTGCCTCACCTACTCTCCACACCAGATCG GCATCAAGCAGATCCTGCCGCACCAGATGACTACGGCCGGGCCTGTCCTGGGCGAGGGCCGGGGCTCAGATGCCTTCTTCGATGCCCTGGACCACGTCATCGATGTGCACGGACACATCATCGGCATGGGCCTGTCCCCCGACAACAG GTACCTGTACGTCAACAGCCGTGCCTGGCCCAGCGGCTCAGTGGTGGCCGACCCCATGCAGCCGCCGCCCATCGCAGAGGAGATAGACCTGTTGGTGTTCGACCTCAAGACCATGCAGGAGGTAAAGCGGGCCCTGCGTGCCCACCGTGCCTACACGCCCAACGACGAGTGCTTCTTCATTTTCCTGGATGTCAGCAGGGACTTCGTGGCCAG TGGGGCCGAGGACCGGCACGGCTACATCTGGGACCGCCACTACAACATCTGCTTGGCCAAGCTGCAGCATCAGGACGTGGTCAACTCAGTGGTCTTCAGTCCCCAGGAGCAGGAGCTCCTGCTGACAGCCAGTGATGATGCCACCATCAAAGCCTGGCGCTCACCGCGCACTGTGCGTGTCCACCAGGCCCCGCGCCCACGCCCGAGTCCTTTCTTCTCCTGGTTTGCCAGTCAGAGGCGCTGA
- the FBXW5 gene encoding F-box/WD repeat-containing protein 5 isoform X3, with amino-acid sequence MDEAGTPLLPDSLVYQIFLSLGPADVLAAGLVCRQWQAVSRDEFLWREQFYRYYQVARDVPRHPAATSWYEEFRRLYDMVPCVEVQTLREHTDQVLHLSFSHSGYQFASCSKDCTVKIWNNDLTISLVHSADMRPYNWSYTQFSQFNRDDSLLLASGVFLGPHNSSSGEIAVISLDTFALLSRVRNKPYDVFGCWLTETSLISGNLHRIGDITSCSVLWLNNAFQDVESENVNVVKRLFKIQNLNASTIRTVMVADCSRFDSPDLLLDAGAPGMPPRRVFDLGSGGEDEVAGPAPAPVRGKEGLRRLLDGLLDGRAQSQLSERALETKVAELLAQGRTKPPERSTADARSKLLIFTTGCLTYSPHQIGIKQILPHQMTTAGPVLGEGRGSDAFFDALDHVIDVHGHIIGMGLSPDNRYLYVNSRAWPSGSVVADPMQPPPIAEEIDLLVFDLKTMQEVKRALRAHRAYTPNDECFFIFLDVSRDFVASGAEDRHGYIWDRHYNICLAKLQHQDVVNSVVFSPQEQELLLTASDDATIKAWRSPRTVRVHQAPRPRPSPFFSWFASQRR; translated from the exons ATGGACGAGGCGGGCACGCCCCTGCTCCCTGACAGCCTGGTCTACCAGATCTTCCTGAGCTTGGGCCCTGCCGACGTCTTGGCCGCTGGGCTGGTGTGCCGCCAGTGGCAGGCTGTGTCCCGGGACGAGTTCCTGTGGAGGGAGCAGTTCTACCGCTACTACCAGGTGGCCCGCGACGTGCCCCGACACCCAG CGGCCACGTCCTGGTACGAGGAGTTCCGGCGGCTCTATGACATGGTGCCCTGCGTGGAGGTGCAGACGCTCAGGGAGCACACCGACCAGGTCCTGCACCTCAGCTTCTCCCACTCGGGTTACCAGTTCGCTTCCTGCTCCAAGGACTGCACCGTGAAG ATCTGGAACAATGACCTGACCATCTCACTGGTGCACAGTGCGGACATGCGGCCCTACAATTGGAGCTACACCCAATTCTCCCAGTTCAACCGGGATGACTCACTGCTGCTGGCCTCAGGGGTGTTCCTGGGGCCTCACAACTCCTCCTCGGGAGAGATAGCCGTCATTAGTCTAG ACACCTTCGCCCTGCTGTCCCGCGTTCGCAACAAGCCCTACGACGTGTTTGGCTGCTGGCTCACGGAGACCAGCTTGATCTCGGGGAACCTGCACCGAATTGGAGACATCACCTCCTGCTCGGTGCTCTGGCTCAACAACGCTTTCCAG GATGTGGAGTCCGAGAACGTCAACGTGGTGAAGCGGCTTTTCAAGATCCAGAACCTCAACGCCAGCACTATCCGCACCGTGATGGTGGCCGACTGCAGCCGCTTCGACAGCCCTGACCTCCTGCTGGACGCTGGCGCCCCGGGCATGCCCCCCCGCCGCGTCTTTGACCTGGGCAGCGGGGGTGAGGATGAGGTGGCCGGCCCGGCCCCAGCCCCGGTGCGCGGCAAGGAGGGCTTGCGGCGCCTGCTGGATGGCCTCCTAGACGGGCGGGCGCAGTCCCAGCTGTCTGAGCGTGCGCTGGAGACCAAGGTGGCAgagctgctggcccagggccGCACCAAGCCCCCAGAGCGCAGCACAGCCGACGCCCGGAGCAAGCTCCTCATCTTCACCACCGGCTGCCTCACCTACTCTCCACACCAGATCG GCATCAAGCAGATCCTGCCGCACCAGATGACTACGGCCGGGCCTGTCCTGGGCGAGGGCCGGGGCTCAGATGCCTTCTTCGATGCCCTGGACCACGTCATCGATGTGCACGGACACATCATCGGCATGGGCCTGTCCCCCGACAACAG GTACCTGTACGTCAACAGCCGTGCCTGGCCCAGCGGCTCAGTGGTGGCCGACCCCATGCAGCCGCCGCCCATCGCAGAGGAGATAGACCTGTTGGTGTTCGACCTCAAGACCATGCAGGAGGTAAAGCGGGCCCTGCGTGCCCACCGTGCCTACACGCCCAACGACGAGTGCTTCTTCATTTTCCTGGATGTCAGCAGGGACTTCGTGGCCAG TGGGGCCGAGGACCGGCACGGCTACATCTGGGACCGCCACTACAACATCTGCTTGGCCAAGCTGCAGCATCAGGACGTGGTCAACTCAGTGGTCTTCAGTCCCCAGGAGCAGGAGCTCCTGCTGACAGCCAGTGATGATGCCACCATCAAAGCCTGGCGCTCACCGCGCACTGTGCGTGTCCACCAGGCCCCGCGCCCACGCCCGAGTCCTTTCTTCTCCTGGTTTGCCAGTCAGAGGCGCTGA
- the FBXW5 gene encoding F-box/WD repeat-containing protein 5 isoform X4 has protein sequence MVPCVEVQTLREHTDQVLHLSFSHSGYQFASCSKDCTVKIWNNDLTISLVHSADMRPYNWSYTQFSQFNRDDSLLLASGVFLGPHNSSSGEIAVISLDTFALLSRVRNKPYDVFGCWLTETSLISGNLHRIGDITSCSVLWLNNAFQDVESENVNVVKRLFKIQNLNASTIRTVMVADCSRFDSPDLLLDAGAPGMPPRRVFDLGSGGEDEVAGPAPAPVRGKEGLRRLLDGLLDGRAQSQLSERALETKVAELLAQGRTKPPERSTADARSKLLIFTTGCLTYSPHQIGIKQILPHQMTTAGPVLGEGRGSDAFFDALDHVIDVHGHIIGMGLSPDNRYLYVNSRAWPSGSVVADPMQPPPIAEEIDLLVFDLKTMQEVKRALRAHRAYTPNDECFFIFLDVSRDFVASGAEDRHGYIWDRHYNICLAKLQHQDVVNSVVFSPQEQELLLTASDDATIKAWRSPRTVRVHQAPRPRPSPFFSWFASQRR, from the exons ATGGTGCCCTGCGTGGAGGTGCAGACGCTCAGGGAGCACACCGACCAGGTCCTGCACCTCAGCTTCTCCCACTCGGGTTACCAGTTCGCTTCCTGCTCCAAGGACTGCACCGTGAAG ATCTGGAACAATGACCTGACCATCTCACTGGTGCACAGTGCGGACATGCGGCCCTACAATTGGAGCTACACCCAATTCTCCCAGTTCAACCGGGATGACTCACTGCTGCTGGCCTCAGGGGTGTTCCTGGGGCCTCACAACTCCTCCTCGGGAGAGATAGCCGTCATTAGTCTAG ACACCTTCGCCCTGCTGTCCCGCGTTCGCAACAAGCCCTACGACGTGTTTGGCTGCTGGCTCACGGAGACCAGCTTGATCTCGGGGAACCTGCACCGAATTGGAGACATCACCTCCTGCTCGGTGCTCTGGCTCAACAACGCTTTCCAG GATGTGGAGTCCGAGAACGTCAACGTGGTGAAGCGGCTTTTCAAGATCCAGAACCTCAACGCCAGCACTATCCGCACCGTGATGGTGGCCGACTGCAGCCGCTTCGACAGCCCTGACCTCCTGCTGGACGCTGGCGCCCCGGGCATGCCCCCCCGCCGCGTCTTTGACCTGGGCAGCGGGGGTGAGGATGAGGTGGCCGGCCCGGCCCCAGCCCCGGTGCGCGGCAAGGAGGGCTTGCGGCGCCTGCTGGATGGCCTCCTAGACGGGCGGGCGCAGTCCCAGCTGTCTGAGCGTGCGCTGGAGACCAAGGTGGCAgagctgctggcccagggccGCACCAAGCCCCCAGAGCGCAGCACAGCCGACGCCCGGAGCAAGCTCCTCATCTTCACCACCGGCTGCCTCACCTACTCTCCACACCAGATCG GCATCAAGCAGATCCTGCCGCACCAGATGACTACGGCCGGGCCTGTCCTGGGCGAGGGCCGGGGCTCAGATGCCTTCTTCGATGCCCTGGACCACGTCATCGATGTGCACGGACACATCATCGGCATGGGCCTGTCCCCCGACAACAG GTACCTGTACGTCAACAGCCGTGCCTGGCCCAGCGGCTCAGTGGTGGCCGACCCCATGCAGCCGCCGCCCATCGCAGAGGAGATAGACCTGTTGGTGTTCGACCTCAAGACCATGCAGGAGGTAAAGCGGGCCCTGCGTGCCCACCGTGCCTACACGCCCAACGACGAGTGCTTCTTCATTTTCCTGGATGTCAGCAGGGACTTCGTGGCCAG TGGGGCCGAGGACCGGCACGGCTACATCTGGGACCGCCACTACAACATCTGCTTGGCCAAGCTGCAGCATCAGGACGTGGTCAACTCAGTGGTCTTCAGTCCCCAGGAGCAGGAGCTCCTGCTGACAGCCAGTGATGATGCCACCATCAAAGCCTGGCGCTCACCGCGCACTGTGCGTGTCCACCAGGCCCCGCGCCCACGCCCGAGTCCTTTCTTCTCCTGGTTTGCCAGTCAGAGGCGCTGA
- the FBXW5 gene encoding F-box/WD repeat-containing protein 5 isoform X1 has translation MLTAPKPWGGKVRVTRARGGHRPFVSWSPSGHQPWHPVVSLCPRTCPPRPGPLWDEGLRSPGSAQHSTSGWTRTGVLRGPPGQNVTMDEAGTPLLPDSLVYQIFLSLGPADVLAAGLVCRQWQAVSRDEFLWREQFYRYYQVARDVPRHPAATSWYEEFRRLYDMVPCVEVQTLREHTDQVLHLSFSHSGYQFASCSKDCTVKIWNNDLTISLVHSADMRPYNWSYTQFSQFNRDDSLLLASGVFLGPHNSSSGEIAVISLDTFALLSRVRNKPYDVFGCWLTETSLISGNLHRIGDITSCSVLWLNNAFQDVESENVNVVKRLFKIQNLNASTIRTVMVADCSRFDSPDLLLDAGAPGMPPRRVFDLGSGGEDEVAGPAPAPVRGKEGLRRLLDGLLDGRAQSQLSERALETKVAELLAQGRTKPPERSTADARSKLLIFTTGCLTYSPHQIGIKQILPHQMTTAGPVLGEGRGSDAFFDALDHVIDVHGHIIGMGLSPDNRYLYVNSRAWPSGSVVADPMQPPPIAEEIDLLVFDLKTMQEVKRALRAHRAYTPNDECFFIFLDVSRDFVASGAEDRHGYIWDRHYNICLAKLQHQDVVNSVVFSPQEQELLLTASDDATIKAWRSPRTVRVHQAPRPRPSPFFSWFASQRR, from the exons ATGCTGACAGCTCCGAAGCCTTGGGGCGGCAAGGTCAGAGTGACACGAGCGCGCGGGGGTCACCGGCCCTTCGTTTCTTGGTCTCCGAGCGGTCACCAGCCCTGGCACCCAGTTGTCTCCCTATGCCCGCGAACCTGTCCCCCAAGGCCAGGACCCCTTTGGGATGAGGGTCTGAGGTCCCCAGGGTCCGCGCAACACTCTACTTCAGGCTGGACCAGGACCGGGGTGCTGAGAG GGCCGCCTGGGCAGAATGTCACGATGGACGAGGCGGGCACGCCCCTGCTCCCTGACAGCCTGGTCTACCAGATCTTCCTGAGCTTGGGCCCTGCCGACGTCTTGGCCGCTGGGCTGGTGTGCCGCCAGTGGCAGGCTGTGTCCCGGGACGAGTTCCTGTGGAGGGAGCAGTTCTACCGCTACTACCAGGTGGCCCGCGACGTGCCCCGACACCCAG CGGCCACGTCCTGGTACGAGGAGTTCCGGCGGCTCTATGACATGGTGCCCTGCGTGGAGGTGCAGACGCTCAGGGAGCACACCGACCAGGTCCTGCACCTCAGCTTCTCCCACTCGGGTTACCAGTTCGCTTCCTGCTCCAAGGACTGCACCGTGAAG ATCTGGAACAATGACCTGACCATCTCACTGGTGCACAGTGCGGACATGCGGCCCTACAATTGGAGCTACACCCAATTCTCCCAGTTCAACCGGGATGACTCACTGCTGCTGGCCTCAGGGGTGTTCCTGGGGCCTCACAACTCCTCCTCGGGAGAGATAGCCGTCATTAGTCTAG ACACCTTCGCCCTGCTGTCCCGCGTTCGCAACAAGCCCTACGACGTGTTTGGCTGCTGGCTCACGGAGACCAGCTTGATCTCGGGGAACCTGCACCGAATTGGAGACATCACCTCCTGCTCGGTGCTCTGGCTCAACAACGCTTTCCAG GATGTGGAGTCCGAGAACGTCAACGTGGTGAAGCGGCTTTTCAAGATCCAGAACCTCAACGCCAGCACTATCCGCACCGTGATGGTGGCCGACTGCAGCCGCTTCGACAGCCCTGACCTCCTGCTGGACGCTGGCGCCCCGGGCATGCCCCCCCGCCGCGTCTTTGACCTGGGCAGCGGGGGTGAGGATGAGGTGGCCGGCCCGGCCCCAGCCCCGGTGCGCGGCAAGGAGGGCTTGCGGCGCCTGCTGGATGGCCTCCTAGACGGGCGGGCGCAGTCCCAGCTGTCTGAGCGTGCGCTGGAGACCAAGGTGGCAgagctgctggcccagggccGCACCAAGCCCCCAGAGCGCAGCACAGCCGACGCCCGGAGCAAGCTCCTCATCTTCACCACCGGCTGCCTCACCTACTCTCCACACCAGATCG GCATCAAGCAGATCCTGCCGCACCAGATGACTACGGCCGGGCCTGTCCTGGGCGAGGGCCGGGGCTCAGATGCCTTCTTCGATGCCCTGGACCACGTCATCGATGTGCACGGACACATCATCGGCATGGGCCTGTCCCCCGACAACAG GTACCTGTACGTCAACAGCCGTGCCTGGCCCAGCGGCTCAGTGGTGGCCGACCCCATGCAGCCGCCGCCCATCGCAGAGGAGATAGACCTGTTGGTGTTCGACCTCAAGACCATGCAGGAGGTAAAGCGGGCCCTGCGTGCCCACCGTGCCTACACGCCCAACGACGAGTGCTTCTTCATTTTCCTGGATGTCAGCAGGGACTTCGTGGCCAG TGGGGCCGAGGACCGGCACGGCTACATCTGGGACCGCCACTACAACATCTGCTTGGCCAAGCTGCAGCATCAGGACGTGGTCAACTCAGTGGTCTTCAGTCCCCAGGAGCAGGAGCTCCTGCTGACAGCCAGTGATGATGCCACCATCAAAGCCTGGCGCTCACCGCGCACTGTGCGTGTCCACCAGGCCCCGCGCCCACGCCCGAGTCCTTTCTTCTCCTGGTTTGCCAGTCAGAGGCGCTGA